The following coding sequences lie in one Vicia villosa cultivar HV-30 ecotype Madison, WI unplaced genomic scaffold, Vvil1.0 ctg.001822F_1_1, whole genome shotgun sequence genomic window:
- the LOC131636744 gene encoding uncharacterized protein LOC131636744: MKASQSRQKSFHDKRRKDLEFQAGDHVFLRVTLVTGVGRALKSKKLTPCFIGPYQISDRVGKVAYHVALPPNLANLHDVFHVSQLRKYVSDPSHVIQMDDVQVRDNLTVEMMLVQIEDREVKVLRGK, translated from the coding sequence atgaaagcttctcaaagtaggcagaagagttTCCATGACAAGAGAAGAaaggatttggaattccaagctggtgatcatgtgtttttgagggTCACACTTGTGACTGGTGTTGGGCGAGCTCTTAAatctaagaagctcactccttGCTTCATTGGTCCGTATCAGATATCGGATCGGGTGGGAAAAGTGGCTTATCATGTGGCATTACCGCCAAATCTTGCTAAcctgcacgatgtgtttcatgtatcACAACTCAGGAAGTATGTTtcagatccgtctcatgtgattcaaATGGACGACGTACAAGTGCGTGATAATCTCACAGTGGAGATGATGCTTGTGCAAATTGAGGATCGCGAAGTGAAGGTTCTAAGAGGCAAATAG